One window of Nymphaea colorata isolate Beijing-Zhang1983 chromosome 11, ASM883128v2, whole genome shotgun sequence genomic DNA carries:
- the LOC116264838 gene encoding disease resistance protein RPV1-like isoform X2, giving the protein MIPRRKGTKDRKAGTILSQKEQPDVCLEGDKSVTCKAPRIWVPSMRPDDGVHDQFEFDVFLSFTRESDLLNGFTEGLCAALEQRDVRASFGEQEKSLDDAVGQKTAAAAKALRAIEVSEIFLPIFSRGFADSKLCLTQVAEMVERRRLILPVFYGVEPRQVRNQKGPFETAFKKHEESKDLDEKTVERWRDALREVGEIKGYDMQNEADGKGGKIILLIVKDVLDKVKKVALDVAKYPVGLDSRVKRMMKLLDVETPGLRMVGIYGMGGVGKTTLAKAVYNRISSRYQTSCFFSNIKEVSTKFGGLVALQKQLISEVLNDKFAPIHSVSNGINLIKRRIHSKTLLIVLDDVSDISQLQALAGERNWFSPRSRIIITTRNKHILNLQGLEEDETYQLEELNPKESLHLFSYHAFGTAKPIGKYVDLSRKVVRVTGGLPLTLEVLGSLFFDKNGSKEWEDLLRRLKKDQSKDVHLRLKISYDGLDVNERRIFLDIACFFIGKGKESAIHMWKDSHFFPIIGIKVLLHKSLIKLNNDDEFEMHDQLRDLGRQIVVEESPSNPGLRSRLWDSGETLEVLRNLQGTSNIEAIALDIGKKDLTDLRTEAFAAMSGLRLLHIANVNFAGDFACIPNKLKWLKWEGCPFKSFPSEFNLQEVVVLDLPFGMVSEVWNRNVSMIKAFDRLKVLNLMGCEHLTATPDFSSTPHIVKLIFDRCFLLAQVHESIGCLKNLICVRMSDGFQLKELPNSICELSSLETLNLHRCSKVSALAMHVGDMKSLNRLILDQTKIKTLPDSMRQLKKLNLLSLDGCRSLTELPEWIGSMESLRNLTLRGSTMERIPESIGHLTNLARLNAERSSIVALPHSIGNAKNLRGIYVDYTATGEVPDSIGSLERLETLSLDGCSHIKVLPSSIGLLKNLAKLSICPELGCTGIRELPECFGSLTALRHLYIDNNAELLRVPSSFFQINSLEVLSARGCNWLEGLDGNDVSKLSSLKELNLADSNFCTLPSLAGFSFLKSLTLRLCERLLSIPQLPSSLEELHAMDCSALEIISDISDLKVLRVLKLDGCTKLLDVHGLEKLRSLEDLTLHSCSNLSHALRDRIKSLSTYLTSRFLEFWVFTRLNLKDYLLFFPKCSDATIHSCK; this is encoded by the exons ATGATTCCACGgagaaaaggaacaaaagatAGAAAAGCAGGAACGATACTGTCACAAAAGGAACAGCCAGATGTGTGCCTGGAAGGTGATAAATCTGTTACGTGCAAAGCTCCTCGGATTTGGGTACCATCCATGAGGCCGGACGATGGTGTTCATGATCAGTTCGAGTTCGACGTTTTCCTGAGCTTCACTCGGGAAAGCGACCTCCTTAATGGCTTCACTGAAGGTCTCTGCGCAGCCCTCGAGCAGAGAGATGTGCGTGCCTCTTTTGGGGAGCAGGAAAAGAGTTTGGATGATGCGGTGGGTCAGaagacggcggcggcggcaaaaGCGCTCAGGGCAATCGAGGTGTCGGAGATCTTCTTGCCCATCTTCTCCAGGGGATTTGCGGATTCCAAGCTCTGCCTTACGCAAGTGGCGGAGATGGTGGAGCGCAGGCGCTTGATACTTCCCGTGTTTTACGGCGTCGAGCCTCGGCAAGTCAGGAACCAGAAAGGCCCCTTCGAGACCGCGTTCAAGAAGCATGAAGAAAGCAAAGACTTAGATGAGAAGACGGTGGAGAGATGGAGGGATGCTCTGAGAGAAGTTGGGGAGATCAAGGGATACGATATGCAAAACGAGGCTGATGG GAAAGGAGGCAAAATCATTCTGTTGATTGTGAAGGATGTTTTGGATAAAGTGAAAAAGGTGGCATTGGATGTAGCGAAATATCCTGTTGGGCTTGATTCTCGTGTGAAACGTATGATGAAGTTGTTGGATGTGGAAACCCCTGGCCTTCGAATGGTTGGCATCTATGGGATGGGCGGAGTCGGGAAGACAACCCTCGCAAAGGCCGTCTACAACAGAATCTCTTCCAGGTATCAAACTAGCTGCttcttttcaaatatcaaagAAGTGTCGACAAAATTTGGTGGGCTCGTCGCACTGCAGAAGCAACTCATCTCTGAGGTTCTGAATGACAAATTTGCACCCATACATAGTGTGAGTAACGGGATCAACCTAATCAAAAGAAGAATACACAGCAAGACTCTTCTTATTGTCCTTGATGATGTGAGTGATATTAGCCAGCTTCAGGCTTTGGCTGGTGAACGGAATTGGTTTTCTCCGAGAAGCAGGATCATCATTACGACAAGAAATAAGCACATACTGAATTTGCAAGGATTGGAAGAAGATGAGACCTACCAACTTGAAGAATTGAATCCGAAGGAATCCCTTCATCTATTCAGTTATCACGCCTTTGGAACTGCCAAACCAATTGGGAAATATGTGGACTTATCCAGAAAGGTTGTAAGGGTTACTGGTGGACTTCCCCTGACGCTTGAAGTTTTAGGGTCTCTTTTCTTTGACAAGAATGGCTCGAAAGAATGGGAGGACCTGCTGAGGCGATTGAAAAAGGATCAATCGAAAGATGTTCACCTGAGGTTAAAGATAAGTTATGATGGACTGGATGTAAATGAGAGGCGAATATTTCTAGATATTGCGTGCTTTTTTATTGGGAAGGGCAAAGAAAGCGCGATCCACATGTGGAAAGATTCCCACTTCTTCCCAATCATTGGAATCAAAGTTTTATTGCACAAGTCTCTAATTAAACTTAACAACGACGAtgagtttgaaatgcatgaccAGCTTAGAGATCTGGGCAGGCAAATCGTTGTTGAAGAAAGCCCTTCCAACCCTGGACTGCGTAGTAGGCTTTGGGATTCTGGTGAAACCTTGGAAGTGTTACGCAACCTACAA GGAACGAGTAACATTGAAGCTATTGCCCTTGACATTGGGAAGAAAGACCTAACAGATTTAAGAACTGAGGCTTTTGCTGCAATGTCCGGGCTCAGACTGCTACACATTGCCAATGTGAATTTTGCTGGTGATTTTGCTTGCATTCCCAACAAACTAAAATGGTTGAAATGGGAAGGATGCCCCTTCAAGTCGTTTCCTTCTGAGTTTAATCTTCAGGAAGTTGTTGTGTTGGACTTACCTTTTGGCATGGTCAGTGAGGTTTGGAACCGAAACGTGTCGATGATCAAG GCTTTTGATAGATTAAAAGTGCTCAATCTGATGGGCTGTGAGCATCTTACTGCTACACCAGATTTTTCTAGCACTCCTCACATAGTTAAATTGATATTCGATCGATGCTTTCTGTTGGCCCAAGTTCATGAATCCATTGGGTGCCTCAAGAATTTGATTTGTGTGAGAATGAGTGATGGCTTCCAACTGAAGGAATTACCCAACAGCATTTGTGAATTGAGCTCGCTTGAAACACTTAACCTTCACAGATGCTCCAAAGTTTCAGCATTGGCGATGCATGTGGGGGACATGAAATCATTGAATCGTCTCATACTTGACCAGACAAAAATAAAGACACTGCCTGACTCCATGAGACAACTGAAGAAGCTCAATCTACTATCTCTAGATGGGTGCAGGTCACTGACAGAGCTTCCTGAATGGATAGGAAGCATGGAATCTTTGAGAAACCTGACATTGCGAGGCAGCACCATGGAAAGAATTCCAGAATCTATTGGGCATTTGACCAATCTAGCAAGACTAAATGCTGAACGTTCTAGTATCGTCGCTTTGCCCCATTCTATTGGCAATGCGAAGAACCTGAGGGGCATTTATGTTGATTATACAGCAACCGGGGAGGTGCCTGATTCAATCGGATCACTGGAAAGACTTGAGACATTATCTTTAGATGGTTGTAGTCACATTAAAGTTCTACCTTCTTCTATTGGGCTTCTGAAAAATCTTGCAAAATTATCAATTTGTCCAGAATTAGGATGCACTGGTATAAGAGAACTCCCTGAATGCTTTGGAAGCCTCACTGCATTGAGACATTTATACATTGATAATAATGCTGAGCTTCTCAGAGTTCCTTCTAGTTTTTTCCAGATCAATTCATTGGAGGTTTTGAGTGCCCGTGGCTGTAACTGGCTAGAAGGGCTAGATGGGAATGATGTTAGTAAATTGTCCTCATTGAAAGAGTTGAACTTGGCAGACAGCAATTTCTGCACCCTACCTTCTTTGGCTGGCTTCTCTTTTCTCAAGAGTCTTACTTTGAGATTATGTGAAAGACTTTTGTCAATTCCTCAGCTTCCATCCTCCTTAGAAGAACTTCATGCAATGGATTGCTCAGCTTTGGAAATTATCTCTGATATTTCCGATTTGAAGGTTCTGAGAGTTCTAAAACTAGATGGATGCACGAAGCTCCTCGATGTTCATGGCCTTGAAAAACTGAGGTCCTTGGAGGATTTGACATTGCATAGCTGCAGTAACCTTTCTCATGCTCTAAGGGACAGAATTAAG AGTTTGAGTACTTATCTCACTTCACGATTTCTGGAATTCTGGGTCTTCACCAGACTAAACCTGAAGGACTATCTTTTGTTCTTCCCAAAATGTTCGGATGCAACTATCCACAGTTGCAAATAA
- the LOC116263672 gene encoding disease resistance protein RPV1-like → MSAHQMILQDALKEAGEIKGYDMKTEAEGYALSPLERRQDYSVLCFLAGKKARLFCSLLFGRKEIKIILLIVKDALDKVNKVVWDVAKYPVGLDSRVNHMMKLLDVDTPGLRIVGIYGMGGVGKTTLAKAVYNRISSRYKASCFFSNIKEASTKFDGLVALQKQLISEVLHDKYTSIDSVSQGINVIKRRVHSKTVLIVLDDVSDVSQLQALAGERNWFSPRSRIIITTRNKHILNLQGLKEDETYQLEELNPKESLQLFSYHAFGTAKPIEKYVDLSMKVVRVTGGLPLTLEVLGSLFFDKNGSKEWEDLLERLKRDQSKDVHLRLKISYDGLDVNEKQIFLDIACFFIGKGKERAIHMWKDSHFFPSIAIKVLLQKSLIKNKSGEFEMHDQLRDMGRQIVVQESPLRPGLRSRLWDSAESLEVLHNLEGTSNIEAIALDIGKKDLTDLRTEAFAAMSGLRLLHIANVNFAGDFTCIPNKLKWLKWEGCPFKSLPSEFNLQEVVVLDLSFGMVSEVWNRDVSMIKAFGRLRVLNLMDCKHLTATPDFSNTPHMVKLILDRCILLAQVHESVGCLKNLICLSMRDCYQLKELPNSICELSSLETLDLHRCSKVSALAMHVGDMESLKRLILDQTKIKTLPDSMRQLKKLNLLSLDGCRSLTELPEWIGSMESLRNLTLRGSTVERIPESIGQLTNLVRLNAERSSIVALPHSIGKAKNLRRIYVDHTAIEEVPDSIGSLERLEIFSLDGCNHIKFFPSSIGLLKNLAELSIGATLGCTGGIRELPESFGSLTALRRLYINLNAELLTVPSSFFQISSLEDLSAHGCNWLEGVDGNDFSKLSSLKKLNLADGNFYTLPSLLL, encoded by the exons atgtcggcccaccaaatgatcttacaggATGCTCTTAAAGAAGCAGGGGAAATCAAGGGATACGATATGAAGACCGAAGCTGAAGGGTATGCTCTCTCTCCTTtg GAAAGAAGGCAAGATTATTCTGTTCTTTGCTTTTTGGCAGGAAAGAAGGCAAGATTATTCTGTTCTTTGCTTTTTGGCAGGAAAGAAATCAAGATTATTCTGTTGATTGTCAAGGATGCTTTGGATAAAGTCAACAAGGTGGTGTGGGATGTAGCAAAATACCCTGTTGGACTTGATTCTCGTGTGAATCACATGATGAAGCTGTTGGATGTGGATACCCCTGGCCTTCGAATTGTTGGCATCTATGGGATGGGCGGAGTCGGGAAGACAACCCTCGCAAAGGCCGTCTACAACAGAATTTCTTCCAGATATAAAGCTAGTTGCttcttttcaaatatcaaagAAGCATCGACAAAATTCGATGGGCTCGTCGCCCTGCAAAAGCAACTCATCTCTGAGGTTCTGCATGACAAATATACATCCATAGATAGTGTGAGTCAGGGGATCAACGTAATCAAAAGAAGAGTACACAGCAAGACCGTTCTTATTGTCCTTGATGATGTGAGTGATGTTAGCCAACTTCAGGCATTGGCTGGTGAACGGAATTGGTTTTCTCCGAGAAGCAGGATCATCATTACGACAAGAAATAAGCACATACTGAATTTGCAAGGATTGAAAGAAGATGAGACCTACCAACTTGAAGAATTGAACCCGAAGGAATCCCTTCAGCTGTTCAGTTATCACGCCTTTGGAACTGCCAAACCAATTGAGAAATATGTGGACTTATCCATGAAGGTTGTGAGGGTTACTGGTGGACTTCCCCTGACACTTGAAGTTTTAGGGTCTCTTTTCTTTGACAAGAATGGCTCTAAAGAATGGGAGGACCTGCTGGAGCGATTGAAACGGGATCAATCGAAAGACGTTCACCTGAGGTTAAAGATAAGTTATGATGGATTGGATGTGAATGAGAAGCAAATATTTCTAGATATTGCATGCTTTTTCATTGGGAAAGGCAAAGAAAGAGCTATCCACATGTGGAAAGATTCCCACTTCTTCCCAAGCATCGCAATCAAAGTTTTATTGCAAAAGTCTCTAATTAAAAATAAGAGTGGtgagtttgaaatgcatgaccAGCTTCGAGATATGGGCAGGCAAATCGTGGTTCAAGAAAGTCCTTTGAGGCCCGGTCTGCGTAGCAGGCTTTGGGATTCTGCTGAAAGCTTGGAAGTATTACACAACCTAGAA GGAACGAGTAACATTGAAGCTATTGCCCTTGACATTGGGAAGAAAGACCTAACAGATTTAAGAACTGAGGCTTTTGCTGCAATGTCCGGGCTCAGACTGCTACACATTGCCAATGTGAATTTTGCTGGTGATTTTACTTGCATTCCCAACAAGCTAAAATGGTTGAAATGGGAAGGATGCCCCTTCAAGTCGTTGCCTTCTGAGTTTAATCTTCAGGAAGTTGTTGTGTTGGACTTATCTTTTGGCATGGTCAGTGAGGTTTGGAACCGAGACGTGTCGATGATCAAG GCCTTTGGTAGATTAAGAGTGCTCAATCTGATGGACTGTAAGCATCTTACTGCTACACCAGATTTTTCTAACACTCCTCACATGGTTAAATTGATACTCGATCGATGCATTTTGTTGGCCCAAGTTCATGAATCCGTTGGGTGCCTCAAGAATTTGATTTGCCTGAGTATGAGAGATTGCTACCAACTGAAGGAATTACCCAACAGCATTTGTGAATTGAGCTCGCTTGAAACACTTGACCTTCACAGATGCTCCAAAGTTTCAGCATTGGCGATGCATGTGGGGGACATGGAATCATTGAAACGTCTCATACTTGACCAGACAAAAATAAAGACACTGCCCGACTCCATGAGACAACTGAAGAAGCTCAATCTACTGTCTCTAGATGGGTGCAGATCGCTGACAGAGCTTCCTGAATGGATAGGAAGCATGGAATCTTTGAGAAACCTGACATTGCGAGGCAGCACCGTGGAAAGAATTCCAGAATCTATTGGGCAGTTGACCAATCTAGTAAGACTAAATGCTGAACGTTCTAGTATTGTCGCTTTGCCCCATTCTATTGGCAAGGCGAAGAACCTGAGAAGAATTTATGTGGATCATACAGCAATTGAGGAGGTACCAGATTCAATTGGATCACTGGAAAGACTAGAGATATTTTCATTAGATGGTTGTAATCACAtcaaattttttccttcttccattGGGCTTCTCAAAAATCTTGCAGAATTATCAATAGGTGCAACACTGGGATGCACCGGTGGTATAAGAGAGCTCCCTGAAAGCTTTGGAAGCCTCACCGCTTTGAGACGTTTATACATAAATCTTAACGCTGAGCTTCTCACAGTTCCTTCTAGTTTTTTCCAGATCAGTTCATTGGAGGATTTGAGCGCCCATGGCTGTAACTGGCTAGAAGGGGTAGACGGAAATGATTTTTCTAAATTGTCTTCATTGAAAAAGTTGAACTTAGCAGACGGCAATTTCTACACCCTACCTTCTTTG CTTTTGTGA
- the LOC116264838 gene encoding disease resistance protein RPV1-like isoform X1, with amino-acid sequence MIPRRKGTKDRKAGTILSQKEQPDVCLEGDKSVTCKAPRIWVPSMRPDDGVHDQFEFDVFLSFTRESDLLNGFTEGLCAALEQRDVRASFGEQEKSLDDAVGQKTAAAAKALRAIEVSEIFLPIFSRGFADSKLCLTQVAEMVERRRLILPVFYGVEPRQVRNQKGPFETAFKKHEESKDLDEKTVERWRDALREVGEIKGYDMQNEADGKGGKIILLIVKDVLDKVKKVALDVAKYPVGLDSRVKRMMKLLDVETPGLRMVGIYGMGGVGKTTLAKAVYNRISSRYQTSCFFSNIKEVSTKFGGLVALQKQLISEVLNDKFAPIHSVSNGINLIKRRIHSKTLLIVLDDVSDISQLQALAGERNWFSPRSRIIITTRNKHILNLQGLEEDETYQLEELNPKESLHLFSYHAFGTAKPIGKYVDLSRKVVRVTGGLPLTLEVLGSLFFDKNGSKEWEDLLRRLKKDQSKDVHLRLKISYDGLDVNERRIFLDIACFFIGKGKESAIHMWKDSHFFPIIGIKVLLHKSLIKLNNDDEFEMHDQLRDLGRQIVVEESPSNPGLRSRLWDSGETLEVLRNLQGTSNIEAIALDIGKKDLTDLRTEAFAAMSGLRLLHIANVNFAGDFACIPNKLKWLKWEGCPFKSFPSEFNLQEVVVLDLPFGMVSEVWNRNVSMIKAFDRLKVLNLMGCEHLTATPDFSSTPHIVKLIFDRCFLLAQVHESIGCLKNLICVRMSDGFQLKELPNSICELSSLETLNLHRCSKVSALAMHVGDMKSLNRLILDQTKIKTLPDSMRQLKKLNLLSLDGCRSLTELPEWIGSMESLRNLTLRGSTMERIPESIGHLTNLARLNAERSSIVALPHSIGNAKNLRGIYVDYTATGEVPDSIGSLERLETLSLDGCSHIKVLPSSIGLLKNLAKLSICPELGCTGIRELPECFGSLTALRHLYIDNNAELLRVPSSFFQINSLEVLSARGCNWLEGLDGNDVSKLSSLKELNLADSNFCTLPSLAGFSFLKSLTLRLCERLLSIPQLPSSLEELHAMDCSALEIISDISDLKVLRVLKLDGCTKLLDVHGLEKLRSLEDLTLHSCSNLSHALRDRIKEAEFEYLSHFTISGILGLHQTKPEGLSFVLPKMFGCNYPQLQITGNFKDKNATAVHIEVMVASRLLFETTREPNLQLDDYCICYFKEGDEMLRHVGDGYRVMHVWIDGFTMAGATIYMATVDSF; translated from the exons ATGATTCCACGgagaaaaggaacaaaagatAGAAAAGCAGGAACGATACTGTCACAAAAGGAACAGCCAGATGTGTGCCTGGAAGGTGATAAATCTGTTACGTGCAAAGCTCCTCGGATTTGGGTACCATCCATGAGGCCGGACGATGGTGTTCATGATCAGTTCGAGTTCGACGTTTTCCTGAGCTTCACTCGGGAAAGCGACCTCCTTAATGGCTTCACTGAAGGTCTCTGCGCAGCCCTCGAGCAGAGAGATGTGCGTGCCTCTTTTGGGGAGCAGGAAAAGAGTTTGGATGATGCGGTGGGTCAGaagacggcggcggcggcaaaaGCGCTCAGGGCAATCGAGGTGTCGGAGATCTTCTTGCCCATCTTCTCCAGGGGATTTGCGGATTCCAAGCTCTGCCTTACGCAAGTGGCGGAGATGGTGGAGCGCAGGCGCTTGATACTTCCCGTGTTTTACGGCGTCGAGCCTCGGCAAGTCAGGAACCAGAAAGGCCCCTTCGAGACCGCGTTCAAGAAGCATGAAGAAAGCAAAGACTTAGATGAGAAGACGGTGGAGAGATGGAGGGATGCTCTGAGAGAAGTTGGGGAGATCAAGGGATACGATATGCAAAACGAGGCTGATGG GAAAGGAGGCAAAATCATTCTGTTGATTGTGAAGGATGTTTTGGATAAAGTGAAAAAGGTGGCATTGGATGTAGCGAAATATCCTGTTGGGCTTGATTCTCGTGTGAAACGTATGATGAAGTTGTTGGATGTGGAAACCCCTGGCCTTCGAATGGTTGGCATCTATGGGATGGGCGGAGTCGGGAAGACAACCCTCGCAAAGGCCGTCTACAACAGAATCTCTTCCAGGTATCAAACTAGCTGCttcttttcaaatatcaaagAAGTGTCGACAAAATTTGGTGGGCTCGTCGCACTGCAGAAGCAACTCATCTCTGAGGTTCTGAATGACAAATTTGCACCCATACATAGTGTGAGTAACGGGATCAACCTAATCAAAAGAAGAATACACAGCAAGACTCTTCTTATTGTCCTTGATGATGTGAGTGATATTAGCCAGCTTCAGGCTTTGGCTGGTGAACGGAATTGGTTTTCTCCGAGAAGCAGGATCATCATTACGACAAGAAATAAGCACATACTGAATTTGCAAGGATTGGAAGAAGATGAGACCTACCAACTTGAAGAATTGAATCCGAAGGAATCCCTTCATCTATTCAGTTATCACGCCTTTGGAACTGCCAAACCAATTGGGAAATATGTGGACTTATCCAGAAAGGTTGTAAGGGTTACTGGTGGACTTCCCCTGACGCTTGAAGTTTTAGGGTCTCTTTTCTTTGACAAGAATGGCTCGAAAGAATGGGAGGACCTGCTGAGGCGATTGAAAAAGGATCAATCGAAAGATGTTCACCTGAGGTTAAAGATAAGTTATGATGGACTGGATGTAAATGAGAGGCGAATATTTCTAGATATTGCGTGCTTTTTTATTGGGAAGGGCAAAGAAAGCGCGATCCACATGTGGAAAGATTCCCACTTCTTCCCAATCATTGGAATCAAAGTTTTATTGCACAAGTCTCTAATTAAACTTAACAACGACGAtgagtttgaaatgcatgaccAGCTTAGAGATCTGGGCAGGCAAATCGTTGTTGAAGAAAGCCCTTCCAACCCTGGACTGCGTAGTAGGCTTTGGGATTCTGGTGAAACCTTGGAAGTGTTACGCAACCTACAA GGAACGAGTAACATTGAAGCTATTGCCCTTGACATTGGGAAGAAAGACCTAACAGATTTAAGAACTGAGGCTTTTGCTGCAATGTCCGGGCTCAGACTGCTACACATTGCCAATGTGAATTTTGCTGGTGATTTTGCTTGCATTCCCAACAAACTAAAATGGTTGAAATGGGAAGGATGCCCCTTCAAGTCGTTTCCTTCTGAGTTTAATCTTCAGGAAGTTGTTGTGTTGGACTTACCTTTTGGCATGGTCAGTGAGGTTTGGAACCGAAACGTGTCGATGATCAAG GCTTTTGATAGATTAAAAGTGCTCAATCTGATGGGCTGTGAGCATCTTACTGCTACACCAGATTTTTCTAGCACTCCTCACATAGTTAAATTGATATTCGATCGATGCTTTCTGTTGGCCCAAGTTCATGAATCCATTGGGTGCCTCAAGAATTTGATTTGTGTGAGAATGAGTGATGGCTTCCAACTGAAGGAATTACCCAACAGCATTTGTGAATTGAGCTCGCTTGAAACACTTAACCTTCACAGATGCTCCAAAGTTTCAGCATTGGCGATGCATGTGGGGGACATGAAATCATTGAATCGTCTCATACTTGACCAGACAAAAATAAAGACACTGCCTGACTCCATGAGACAACTGAAGAAGCTCAATCTACTATCTCTAGATGGGTGCAGGTCACTGACAGAGCTTCCTGAATGGATAGGAAGCATGGAATCTTTGAGAAACCTGACATTGCGAGGCAGCACCATGGAAAGAATTCCAGAATCTATTGGGCATTTGACCAATCTAGCAAGACTAAATGCTGAACGTTCTAGTATCGTCGCTTTGCCCCATTCTATTGGCAATGCGAAGAACCTGAGGGGCATTTATGTTGATTATACAGCAACCGGGGAGGTGCCTGATTCAATCGGATCACTGGAAAGACTTGAGACATTATCTTTAGATGGTTGTAGTCACATTAAAGTTCTACCTTCTTCTATTGGGCTTCTGAAAAATCTTGCAAAATTATCAATTTGTCCAGAATTAGGATGCACTGGTATAAGAGAACTCCCTGAATGCTTTGGAAGCCTCACTGCATTGAGACATTTATACATTGATAATAATGCTGAGCTTCTCAGAGTTCCTTCTAGTTTTTTCCAGATCAATTCATTGGAGGTTTTGAGTGCCCGTGGCTGTAACTGGCTAGAAGGGCTAGATGGGAATGATGTTAGTAAATTGTCCTCATTGAAAGAGTTGAACTTGGCAGACAGCAATTTCTGCACCCTACCTTCTTTGGCTGGCTTCTCTTTTCTCAAGAGTCTTACTTTGAGATTATGTGAAAGACTTTTGTCAATTCCTCAGCTTCCATCCTCCTTAGAAGAACTTCATGCAATGGATTGCTCAGCTTTGGAAATTATCTCTGATATTTCCGATTTGAAGGTTCTGAGAGTTCTAAAACTAGATGGATGCACGAAGCTCCTCGATGTTCATGGCCTTGAAAAACTGAGGTCCTTGGAGGATTTGACATTGCATAGCTGCAGTAACCTTTCTCATGCTCTAAGGGACAGAATTAAG GAAGCAGAGTTTGAGTACTTATCTCACTTCACGATTTCTGGAATTCTGGGTCTTCACCAGACTAAACCTGAAGGACTATCTTTTGTTCTTCCCAAAATGTTCGGATGCAACTATCCACAGTTGCAAATAACGGGCAACTTCAAGGACAAGAATGCTACAGCTGTTCATATCGAAGTCATGGTGGCCAGTCGTTTGCTTTTTGAGACAACACGTGAACCTAATCTTCAGCTTGATGACTACTGTATATGCTACTTTAAAGAGGGAGACGAGATGCTGAGGCATGTCGGAGATGGGTATAGGGTGATGCATGTCTGGATAGATGGCTTCACCATGGCGGGAGCCACCATCTACATGGCGACTGTCGATAGCTTTTAG